A region from the Variovorax sp. RKNM96 genome encodes:
- a CDS encoding CoA transferase encodes MNTTGPLEGIRILDLTAVVMGPYATQTLGDLGADVIKVEPPSGDNLRAVGPMRHAGMGAMAMHLNRNKRSIVLDLKQPEGREACLRLAAGCDALIYNTRPQAMARLGLGYEAVAAVNPKIVYLGAFGYGEEGPYAGKPAYDDLIQGAAGVASLFAQQSGDAPRYAPVTLADRAVGLQAAIALLAAVLSAQRTGKGQAVEVPMFEALSQFVMGDHLGGHSFEPPLGPTGYARLLAPHRKPYATADGYLSVLIYNDKHWQAFFDVIGRPELRASPMFGTHTARAANIGAVYAFVAEVMATRGSDEWMAVLEAADIPVARLHTTESLLDDPHLRAVDFFPEFDHPSEGRIRTLAPVGRYSATPAAIRRPAPRIGEQSVELLREAGYADEDIDRMLARGVTLQPEPAKDSE; translated from the coding sequence ATGAACACCACCGGACCCCTCGAAGGCATCCGCATCCTCGACCTCACGGCCGTGGTGATGGGCCCCTACGCCACGCAGACGCTCGGCGATCTCGGCGCCGACGTCATCAAGGTCGAGCCGCCTTCGGGCGACAACCTGCGCGCGGTCGGCCCGATGCGCCACGCCGGCATGGGTGCGATGGCGATGCACCTGAACCGCAACAAGCGTTCGATCGTGCTCGACCTGAAGCAGCCCGAAGGCCGCGAGGCGTGCCTGCGGCTCGCGGCGGGTTGCGATGCGCTCATCTACAACACGCGCCCGCAGGCGATGGCGCGGCTCGGGCTCGGCTACGAAGCGGTGGCGGCGGTCAACCCGAAGATCGTCTACCTCGGCGCCTTCGGCTACGGCGAAGAAGGCCCGTATGCCGGCAAGCCCGCGTACGACGATCTGATCCAGGGCGCGGCCGGCGTCGCCTCGCTCTTCGCGCAGCAGAGCGGCGATGCGCCGCGCTACGCGCCCGTCACGCTCGCCGACCGTGCCGTGGGGCTGCAGGCCGCCATCGCGCTGCTCGCCGCGGTGCTGAGCGCGCAGCGCACCGGCAAGGGACAGGCGGTGGAAGTGCCGATGTTCGAGGCGCTCTCGCAATTCGTGATGGGCGACCACCTCGGCGGCCACAGCTTCGAGCCGCCGCTCGGCCCCACCGGCTATGCGCGGCTGCTCGCGCCGCACCGCAAGCCCTATGCGACGGCGGACGGTTATCTGAGCGTGCTGATCTACAACGACAAGCACTGGCAAGCCTTCTTCGACGTGATCGGCCGGCCCGAGCTGCGCGCCTCGCCGATGTTCGGCACGCACACCGCGCGCGCCGCGAACATCGGCGCGGTCTACGCGTTCGTGGCCGAGGTGATGGCCACGCGCGGCAGCGACGAATGGATGGCGGTGCTCGAAGCGGCCGACATCCCGGTCGCGCGCCTGCACACGACCGAGAGCCTGCTCGACGACCCGCACCTGCGCGCGGTCGATTTCTTTCCCGAGTTCGATCACCCGAGCGAAGGCCGCATCCGCACGCTCGCGCCGGTCGGGCGCTACAGCGCCACGCCCGCCGCCATCCGCCGCCCCGCGCCGCGCATCGGCGAGCAGAGCGTGGAGTTGCTGCGCGAGGCGGGCTACGCGGACGAAGACATCGACCGCATGCTCGCGCGCGGCGTCACCCTGCAACCGGAACCTGCGAAAGACAGCGAATGA
- a CDS encoding YbaK/EbsC family protein, producing the protein MCGSELHSLPEGVQRVSRVLQDAGHPHSPRMLDDACRTAQQAADALGISVGQIAKSIIFRRKSDDVAVLVITSGDKRVDEKKVDALIGKTGRADAEFVKARTGFTIGGVSPVGHATKPVVLIDRELFRFEEIWAAAGHPHAVFQLRPQDLETLTGAPVADVV; encoded by the coding sequence ATGTGCGGCTCTGAACTCCACTCCCTCCCCGAAGGTGTCCAGCGCGTCTCCCGCGTGCTGCAGGACGCGGGCCACCCCCATTCCCCGCGCATGCTCGACGATGCCTGCCGCACCGCGCAGCAGGCGGCCGATGCACTCGGCATCTCGGTCGGGCAGATCGCCAAGAGCATCATCTTCCGTCGCAAGAGCGACGACGTGGCGGTGCTGGTCATCACCTCGGGCGACAAGCGCGTGGACGAGAAGAAGGTCGATGCACTCATCGGCAAGACCGGTCGCGCCGATGCCGAGTTCGTGAAGGCGCGCACCGGCTTCACCATCGGCGGCGTCTCGCCCGTGGGGCATGCGACCAAGCCGGTGGTGCTGATCGACCGCGAGCTCTTCCGCTTCGAGGAGATCTGGGCCGCGGCGGGCCATCCGCATGCGGTGTTCCAGCTCAGGCCGCAGGACCTCGAAACACTCACCGGCGCGCCGGTGGCGGACGTGGTTTGA
- the rhtB gene encoding homoserine/homoserine lactone efflux protein: MDLHVWLAFLVASCVIAVSPGSGAVLSMSHGLSYGVRRTTATIVGLQLGLAVILLVAGLGVGAVLTASATAFTVIKVVGACYLLWLGWRQWRAPVAKVVGDAAQSAGEPDLTARQRVLRGFLTNVTNPKGIVFMAAVLPQFIQPTRPLWLQLLVLLATTVMVDVTVMHGYAWLAARLQGVLRSVRARRAQNRVFGGVLMAMGAFLFMFKRNA, translated from the coding sequence GTGGACCTGCATGTCTGGCTTGCATTTCTGGTGGCCAGTTGCGTCATCGCGGTTTCGCCCGGTTCGGGCGCGGTGCTCAGCATGAGCCATGGCCTGAGCTATGGCGTGCGGCGCACCACGGCAACCATCGTCGGCCTGCAACTGGGACTGGCCGTGATCCTGCTGGTGGCGGGGCTCGGCGTGGGCGCGGTGCTCACCGCCTCGGCCACCGCGTTCACGGTGATCAAGGTGGTCGGCGCGTGCTATCTGCTGTGGCTGGGATGGCGCCAGTGGCGCGCGCCGGTCGCGAAGGTCGTCGGCGACGCCGCGCAATCGGCCGGCGAGCCCGACCTCACGGCACGGCAGCGCGTGCTGCGCGGCTTTCTCACCAACGTGACCAACCCCAAGGGCATCGTCTTCATGGCCGCCGTGCTGCCGCAGTTCATCCAGCCGACGCGGCCGCTGTGGCTGCAATTGCTGGTGCTGCTGGCCACGACGGTGATGGTCGACGTGACCGTGATGCACGGCTACGCCTGGCTGGCCGCGCGGCTGCAAGGCGTGTTGCGCAGCGTGCGTGCACGGCGCGCGCAGAACCGCGTCTTCGGCGGCGTGCTGATGGCGATGGGCGCGTTCCTCTTCATGTTCAAGCGCAACGCCTGA
- a CDS encoding acyl-CoA dehydrogenase family protein, giving the protein MNFSLNEDQRSLVAAIERLCEDFPIDYWRDHDERAVFPHEFHRAVAQSGWLGIAMPEAQGGAGLGITEAALMMRSISASGAGMSGASSVHMNIFGLNPVVVFGTEAQRQRFLPPLIAGTEKACFAVTEPDAGLDTTSLKTQAVRQPNGSYLLHGRKIWISTAQVADRMLILTRTTPIDQVKKPTQGLTLFYTALDRSKVEVREIHKLGRAAVDSNMLFIDGLEVPEEDRIGEEGRGFEYILHGLNPERILIAAEAIGIGRAALRIASQYAQERVVFGRPIGQNQGVAHPLARAWANLEAADLMMLKAAALYDANEPCGIEANAAKYLAAEAAHDACQNAVLTLGGMGYAKEYHVERLLRESYIPRIAPVSPQMILNFIAEKALGLPKSY; this is encoded by the coding sequence ATGAATTTCTCCCTGAACGAAGACCAGCGCTCGCTCGTTGCGGCGATCGAGCGCCTCTGCGAAGACTTCCCCATCGACTACTGGCGCGACCATGACGAGCGCGCCGTGTTCCCCCACGAATTCCATCGCGCTGTCGCCCAGAGCGGCTGGCTCGGCATCGCGATGCCCGAGGCACAAGGCGGCGCGGGGCTGGGCATCACCGAGGCGGCGCTGATGATGCGCTCCATCAGCGCATCGGGCGCGGGCATGTCGGGCGCGTCGTCGGTGCACATGAACATCTTCGGCCTCAACCCGGTGGTGGTGTTCGGCACCGAGGCGCAGCGCCAGCGCTTCCTGCCGCCGCTGATCGCCGGCACCGAGAAGGCCTGCTTCGCGGTGACCGAGCCCGACGCGGGGCTCGACACCACCAGCCTCAAGACGCAGGCGGTGCGCCAGCCGAACGGCAGCTACCTGCTGCACGGCCGCAAGATATGGATATCGACCGCGCAGGTGGCCGACCGCATGCTGATCCTCACGCGCACCACGCCCATCGACCAGGTGAAGAAGCCCACGCAGGGCCTCACGCTGTTCTACACGGCACTGGACCGCAGCAAGGTCGAGGTGCGCGAGATCCACAAGCTCGGGCGCGCGGCGGTCGACTCGAACATGCTCTTCATCGACGGCCTCGAAGTGCCGGAAGAAGACCGCATCGGCGAGGAAGGCCGTGGCTTCGAATACATCCTGCACGGCCTGAACCCCGAGCGCATCTTGATCGCGGCAGAAGCCATCGGCATCGGCCGCGCCGCCTTGCGCATCGCCTCGCAGTACGCGCAGGAGCGCGTCGTGTTCGGCCGGCCCATCGGCCAGAACCAGGGCGTGGCGCATCCGCTCGCGCGGGCCTGGGCGAACCTGGAGGCGGCCGATCTCATGATGCTCAAGGCCGCCGCGCTGTACGACGCGAACGAGCCCTGCGGCATCGAGGCCAACGCCGCCAAGTACCTCGCGGCCGAGGCGGCGCACGATGCGTGCCAGAACGCCGTCCTCACGCTCGGCGGCATGGGCTATGCGAAGGAATACCATGTCGAGCGGCTGCTGCGTGAGAGCTACATTCCGCGTATTGCGCCGGTGAGCCCGCAGATGATCCTGAACTTCATCGCCGAGAAGGCGCTGGGGTTGCCGAAGTCGTACTGA
- a CDS encoding DUF4349 domain-containing protein has protein sequence MTHRTHPFLPPVTGRRSGIFLLVLAAALSLGGCDRHDAKGAAPPPAEPISAPGGSMRMKQVAEAREQQAPATAGAPASDVAQGTPLQRYLAVRQDLNVEVAPDQLADAWGKVRDLCGTLQCELLSSSLLRETPQQPGNAMLEMRVAPADVDKLLSGLAGVAHVVSQNTTSEDKTAEVIDVEARIKNRVEFRDSLRLMLRDKTTKRDMSDLLEIQRTLADTQAELDSSATQRKVLEQQTTKQHIQIQFTPTRTLSQGGCSYNPMMRALREAGSVLAESVGVLITFLAAVLPWLLLVGLPLVWLVRLVWRRRRAKAA, from the coding sequence ATGACGCATCGCACGCACCCGTTCTTGCCTCCTGTCACCGGCCGCCGGTCGGGCATCTTCCTGCTGGTTCTGGCCGCCGCCCTGTCGCTGGGCGGCTGCGACAGGCACGACGCCAAGGGGGCAGCCCCTCCTCCGGCCGAGCCCATCTCGGCCCCCGGCGGGTCCATGCGGATGAAGCAGGTGGCGGAGGCCCGGGAGCAACAAGCGCCCGCAACCGCAGGAGCTCCCGCTTCCGATGTGGCCCAGGGCACACCGCTGCAGCGCTATCTCGCGGTGCGGCAGGACCTGAACGTCGAGGTGGCCCCCGACCAGCTCGCCGACGCCTGGGGCAAGGTGCGTGATCTCTGCGGCACGCTGCAGTGCGAGCTGCTGTCGTCCTCGCTGCTGCGCGAGACGCCGCAGCAGCCCGGCAACGCCATGCTGGAGATGCGCGTGGCCCCGGCCGACGTCGACAAGCTGCTCAGCGGTCTTGCGGGCGTGGCCCATGTGGTGTCGCAGAACACCACGAGCGAGGACAAGACCGCCGAGGTGATCGACGTCGAGGCGCGCATCAAGAACCGCGTCGAGTTCCGCGACAGCCTGCGGCTGATGCTGCGCGACAAGACGACCAAGCGCGACATGTCCGACCTGCTGGAAATACAGCGCACGCTGGCCGACACGCAGGCCGAGCTCGACAGCAGCGCCACGCAGCGCAAGGTGCTCGAGCAGCAGACCACCAAGCAGCACATCCAGATCCAGTTCACGCCGACGCGCACGCTGTCGCAAGGCGGCTGCAGCTACAACCCGATGATGCGTGCGCTGCGCGAGGCCGGCTCGGTGCTGGCGGAAAGCGTGGGCGTGCTCATCACCTTCCTGGCGGCGGTGTTGCCGTGGCTGTTGCTGGTGGGGCTGCCGCTCGTGTGGCTGGTGCGGCTGGTGTGGCGTCGCCGCCGCGCGAAGGCGGCGTGA
- a CDS encoding DUF1289 domain-containing protein translates to MNFAEAETLAARAVAVRDLPEDVPSPCTSVCRMDRLSGFCEGCLRTIPEIAGWSKMEDDARRGVWRAIELRARAGIWRVPEPSGDHDA, encoded by the coding sequence TTGAACTTCGCGGAAGCCGAGACGCTGGCCGCCCGTGCGGTGGCCGTGCGCGATCTGCCCGAAGACGTTCCCTCGCCCTGCACCTCGGTCTGCCGCATGGACCGCCTGAGCGGCTTCTGCGAAGGCTGCCTGCGCACCATCCCCGAGATCGCGGGCTGGAGCAAGATGGAAGACGACGCGCGGCGCGGCGTGTGGCGCGCGATAGAGTTGCGGGCCCGGGCCGGCATCTGGCGCGTCCCGGAACCCTCCGGAGACCACGACGCATGA
- a CDS encoding IclR family transcriptional regulator, whose protein sequence is MVVKTAFRVIEIVELFAREKQPLALSEMARLLDMPVSSCLGLIRTLEEQGYMYETGRRQGYYPTGRLLAMAQVIAAHDPVLDRVKATLEELRDAARETVVFGKFRDATQVVYLDVLSAPQRIRYTAESGETRPAYANSLGRALLSTLAPDARHTLLDGMALLPLTEATLTTTDAIEAELQRSATRGWYGNLGESIPDLIGLAWPLRIGGEAYAISVAGPRYRMEPRIEEIAAMLRSACLAIEPKTENPR, encoded by the coding sequence ATGGTTGTGAAAACAGCGTTTCGCGTGATCGAGATCGTCGAGCTCTTCGCCCGGGAGAAGCAGCCGCTGGCGCTGTCCGAGATGGCGCGGCTGCTCGACATGCCCGTGTCCAGCTGCCTCGGCCTCATCCGCACGCTCGAAGAGCAGGGCTACATGTACGAGACCGGCCGCCGCCAGGGTTACTACCCGACGGGCCGGCTGCTCGCGATGGCGCAGGTCATCGCCGCGCACGACCCGGTGCTCGACCGGGTGAAGGCCACGCTGGAGGAACTGCGCGACGCCGCCCGCGAGACCGTGGTGTTCGGCAAGTTCCGCGATGCGACCCAGGTGGTCTATCTCGACGTGCTGAGCGCGCCACAGCGCATTCGCTACACGGCCGAGTCCGGCGAGACGCGCCCGGCCTACGCCAATTCGCTGGGCCGCGCGCTGCTCTCCACGCTCGCACCCGATGCGCGCCACACGCTCCTGGACGGCATGGCGCTCCTGCCGCTGACCGAGGCCACCCTCACCACCACCGACGCCATCGAGGCCGAGCTCCAGCGCTCGGCCACGCGCGGCTGGTACGGCAACCTCGGCGAAAGCATTCCCGACCTGATCGGCCTGGCCTGGCCGCTGCGCATCGGCGGCGAGGCCTATGCGATCTCGGTGGCTGGCCCGCGCTACCGCATGGAGCCGCGCATCGAAGAGATCGCCGCGATGCTGCGCTCGGCGTGCCTTGCGATCGAACCCAAGACAGAGAACCCCCGATGA
- a CDS encoding EthD family reductase has translation MIKVSVMYPYTADARFDHAYYRDKHMPLLKARMGDACLSYTVDKGLAGGAPGSPPSYVGMCHVFCESVESFQAAFGPHAKEILGDVKNYTDIAPVMQISEVVVG, from the coding sequence ATGATCAAAGTCAGCGTGATGTACCCCTATACGGCCGACGCCCGCTTCGACCACGCCTACTACCGCGACAAGCACATGCCGCTCTTGAAGGCCCGCATGGGAGACGCCTGCCTCTCGTACACCGTCGACAAGGGCCTGGCGGGCGGCGCCCCCGGATCGCCCCCCAGCTACGTCGGCATGTGCCACGTGTTCTGCGAATCGGTCGAGTCCTTCCAGGCCGCGTTCGGCCCGCATGCCAAGGAAATCCTGGGCGACGTCAAGAACTACACCGACATCGCGCCTGTCATGCAGATCAGCGAAGTGGTGGTGGGCTGA
- a CDS encoding glyoxylate/hydroxypyruvate reductase A yields MRITVYLTDNRPDPWIEGLQAELPDAVIEAWKPGAPQADHAVVWAPPQEFIDQQPQLRGIFNIGAGVDALLKLKVPAHTRIVRLDDAGMSVQMAEYVCHTLIRHFREFDVYEADAREGKWSYRKPKLRRDFPVGIMGLGVLGERVAKAVAQFEFPVLGWSRTPKAIDGVQVFSGEAQFEEFLSSTRVLVNLLPLTEATRGILNRKTLGKLKPEGYLISIARGGHLVEDDLIPMLDAGELAGATLDVFQVEPLPADHAFWRHPKITVTPHGSARTLREESITQIAGKIRAMEEGLPINGIVDPVRGY; encoded by the coding sequence ATGCGAATCACCGTCTACCTCACCGACAACCGCCCAGACCCCTGGATCGAAGGCCTTCAGGCCGAACTCCCCGATGCCGTCATCGAAGCCTGGAAGCCCGGCGCGCCGCAGGCCGACCATGCCGTGGTGTGGGCGCCGCCACAGGAATTCATCGACCAGCAGCCGCAGCTGCGCGGCATCTTCAACATCGGCGCGGGCGTCGATGCGCTGCTCAAGCTCAAGGTGCCGGCGCACACGCGCATCGTGCGGCTCGACGATGCGGGCATGTCGGTGCAGATGGCCGAATACGTGTGCCACACGCTCATCCGCCATTTCCGCGAGTTCGACGTGTACGAGGCGGATGCGCGCGAAGGCAAGTGGAGCTACCGCAAGCCGAAGCTGCGGCGCGACTTTCCGGTCGGGATCATGGGGCTCGGCGTGCTGGGCGAGCGCGTGGCCAAGGCGGTCGCGCAGTTCGAGTTCCCGGTGCTGGGCTGGAGCCGCACGCCGAAGGCCATCGATGGCGTGCAGGTGTTCAGCGGCGAGGCGCAGTTCGAGGAATTCCTTTCGTCCACGCGCGTGCTGGTCAACCTGCTGCCGCTGACCGAGGCCACGCGCGGCATCCTGAACCGCAAGACGCTGGGCAAGTTGAAGCCCGAGGGCTACCTCATCAGCATCGCGCGCGGCGGGCATCTGGTCGAAGACGACCTCATTCCGATGCTCGATGCCGGTGAACTCGCGGGCGCGACGCTCGACGTGTTCCAGGTCGAGCCGCTGCCGGCCGATCACGCCTTCTGGCGCCACCCCAAGATCACGGTGACGCCGCACGGCTCGGCGCGCACGCTGCGCGAGGAGTCCATCACCCAGATCGCCGGAAAGATCCGCGCGATGGAAGAGGGCCTGCCGATCAACGGCATCGTCGATCCCGTCCGGGGCTACTGA
- a CDS encoding cupin domain-containing protein translates to MTTTTAPRYFIREADIAGYHPANHTGTLNKRLIGPETVGAKQLEVLVGHIQKGKGALPHAHPGIEQVCYMLEGRAVAEVGGQRQELHPGDSCFFPADAMHTFTVVSDEPVRVLVIYSPPYEELPERVIRP, encoded by the coding sequence ATGACAACGACCACCGCCCCTCGCTACTTCATCCGCGAAGCCGACATCGCCGGCTACCACCCCGCCAACCACACCGGCACGCTGAACAAGCGCCTGATCGGCCCCGAGACCGTGGGCGCGAAGCAGCTCGAGGTGCTGGTGGGCCACATCCAGAAGGGCAAGGGCGCGCTGCCGCATGCGCACCCGGGCATCGAGCAGGTCTGCTACATGCTCGAAGGCCGCGCGGTCGCCGAGGTGGGCGGCCAGCGGCAGGAGCTGCACCCCGGCGACAGCTGCTTTTTTCCGGCCGACGCGATGCACACCTTCACGGTGGTGAGCGACGAGCCGGTGCGCGTGCTGGTGATCTACAGCCCGCCGTACGAGGAACTGCCGGAGCGCGTGATCCGGCCCTGA
- a CDS encoding tripartite tricarboxylate transporter substrate binding protein, whose translation MQTKNATETVAVASRRRFISIGAATGLASAAPWAFAQEGGYPKQPIRLVVPFAAGSGTDAVARITGQMLGEALKGSVIVDNKAGANGVIGAEAVAKAPPDGYTLFMTTNTTHSANPSLMKHLPYDPVKDFAPVSRMGNLPFMLVVNNDLPVKNVAELLAWGRAHPGKLTYASGNSTGIVSGATLSRMSGVPMLHVPYKSTPPAIADLIGGQVSMMVVDLAAGLATVKAGKMRAIAVTTQERTKLFPELPPLADTPELKGFDITSWNGVFAPAGTPRDIVLKLNKALSEMANGAVFRERVSKLGFDAFGSTPEELGAFTVSELAKWKKLIQAAGIQPE comes from the coding sequence ATGCAGACGAAGAACGCGACAGAAACAGTCGCGGTGGCAAGCCGCCGCCGTTTCATTTCCATCGGTGCCGCCACGGGGCTCGCGAGCGCAGCGCCCTGGGCCTTCGCGCAGGAGGGCGGCTACCCGAAGCAGCCGATCCGGCTGGTCGTGCCCTTCGCGGCCGGCAGCGGCACCGATGCGGTGGCGCGCATCACGGGCCAGATGCTGGGCGAGGCGCTCAAGGGCTCGGTCATCGTCGACAACAAGGCGGGCGCCAACGGCGTGATCGGCGCGGAGGCGGTGGCCAAGGCGCCGCCCGACGGCTACACGCTCTTCATGACCACCAACACCACGCACTCGGCCAATCCGAGCCTGATGAAGCACCTGCCCTACGACCCCGTGAAGGACTTCGCGCCGGTCAGCCGCATGGGCAACCTGCCGTTCATGCTGGTGGTGAACAACGACCTGCCGGTCAAGAACGTGGCCGAGCTGCTGGCCTGGGGCCGCGCGCATCCCGGCAAGCTGACCTATGCCAGCGGCAACAGCACCGGCATCGTGAGCGGCGCCACGCTCTCCCGCATGAGCGGCGTGCCGATGCTGCACGTGCCCTACAAGAGCACGCCGCCGGCCATCGCCGACCTGATCGGCGGGCAGGTCTCGATGATGGTGGTCGACCTCGCCGCGGGGCTTGCCACGGTGAAGGCAGGGAAGATGCGCGCGATCGCGGTCACCACGCAGGAGCGCACCAAGCTCTTTCCCGAGCTGCCGCCGCTGGCCGACACGCCCGAGCTCAAGGGCTTCGACATCACCTCGTGGAACGGCGTGTTCGCGCCGGCCGGCACGCCGCGCGACATCGTGCTCAAGCTCAACAAGGCGCTGTCGGAGATGGCGAACGGCGCGGTGTTCCGCGAGCGGGTGAGCAAGCTGGGCTTCGATGCATTCGGCAGCACGCCGGAAGAACTGGGTGCGTTCACTGTGTCCGAGCTGGCCAAGTGGAAGAAGCTGATCCAGGCGGCGGGCATTCAACCCGAATGA
- a CDS encoding 2-hydroxychromene-2-carboxylate isomerase yields the protein MKHIDFYLDFISPYAHLAFEHLPEALEGLSYSVAYKPVLLGALLKEHGQLGPAEIPSKRSWTYRHVLWLGHANGIQIEMPASHPYNPLPHLRLAVSTSDDGSISRLVAETILRHVWRGGEEAGDAARLAQLTAQLQPKREAGSDESKALLKRNTDEALALGVFGTPAYVVDGRLFWGFDGLAMLRSYLSGDAWFDGPQWASADQRPSLLRSSKA from the coding sequence ATGAAGCACATCGACTTCTATCTCGACTTCATCTCGCCCTACGCGCACCTCGCGTTCGAGCACCTGCCCGAGGCGCTCGAAGGGCTGAGCTACAGCGTGGCCTACAAGCCGGTGCTGCTCGGCGCGCTGCTGAAGGAACACGGCCAGCTCGGGCCGGCCGAGATTCCGTCCAAGCGCAGCTGGACCTACCGCCATGTGCTGTGGCTCGGGCATGCGAATGGCATCCAGATCGAGATGCCGGCCTCGCATCCCTACAACCCGCTGCCGCACCTGCGGCTGGCGGTGTCGACCAGCGACGACGGCAGCATCAGCCGCCTCGTGGCCGAGACCATCCTGCGCCACGTGTGGCGCGGCGGTGAAGAGGCCGGCGATGCCGCGCGGCTCGCCCAACTCACCGCGCAATTGCAACCGAAGCGCGAAGCAGGCAGCGACGAGAGCAAGGCACTCCTCAAGCGCAACACCGACGAAGCACTCGCGCTCGGCGTGTTCGGCACGCCTGCCTACGTGGTCGACGGGCGCCTCTTCTGGGGCTTCGACGGCCTCGCAATGCTGCGTTCGTACCTGTCGGGCGATGCGTGGTTCGACGGCCCGCAATGGGCCTCGGCAGACCAGCGACCCTCATTGCTGCGCAGCAGCAAGGCCTGA
- a CDS encoding hydroxymethylglutaryl-CoA lyase: MKLPTRVKLVDVGPRDGLQNEKQPVSAEIKIGLVHRLQDAGLKEIEVTSFVSPKWVPQMADNAEVMHGIVRKPGVLYSVLTPNMKGFEAAIAAPREEWPDEIVVFGAASEAFSQKNINCSIAESIERFAPVVAAALEKGIRVRGAMSCTVGCPYEGEIAPAKVGYLAQLMKGIGVQRVDVADTIGVGTPRKVQAAMEATLAHFDVDAISGHFHDTYGQALVNTLAALEQGVWNFQSSSAGLGGCPYAKGATGNVATEDVVYMLHGMGIETGIDLDKLIDAGVYISEALGREPNSRASKAIRTKRAG, translated from the coding sequence ATGAAACTCCCCACCCGCGTCAAGCTCGTCGACGTCGGCCCGCGCGACGGCCTGCAGAACGAAAAGCAGCCCGTCTCGGCCGAGATCAAGATCGGCCTCGTGCACCGCCTGCAGGATGCGGGCCTCAAGGAGATCGAGGTCACCAGCTTCGTCTCGCCCAAGTGGGTGCCGCAGATGGCCGACAACGCCGAAGTGATGCATGGCATCGTGCGCAAGCCCGGCGTGCTCTATTCGGTGCTCACGCCCAACATGAAGGGCTTCGAGGCGGCCATCGCCGCGCCGCGCGAGGAGTGGCCCGACGAGATCGTGGTGTTCGGCGCCGCGAGCGAGGCCTTCAGCCAGAAGAACATCAACTGCTCGATCGCCGAGAGCATCGAGCGCTTCGCACCCGTGGTGGCGGCGGCGCTCGAGAAGGGCATTCGTGTGCGTGGCGCGATGTCGTGCACGGTCGGTTGCCCCTATGAAGGCGAGATCGCCCCCGCCAAGGTCGGCTATCTCGCGCAACTGATGAAGGGCATCGGCGTGCAGCGCGTGGACGTGGCCGACACCATCGGCGTGGGCACGCCGCGCAAGGTGCAAGCGGCGATGGAGGCCACGCTGGCGCACTTCGATGTCGACGCCATTTCCGGCCACTTCCACGACACCTACGGGCAGGCGCTGGTCAACACGCTGGCGGCGCTCGAGCAGGGCGTGTGGAACTTCCAGTCGTCCTCGGCGGGCCTCGGGGGCTGTCCCTACGCCAAGGGCGCGACGGGCAATGTCGCGACCGAGGACGTGGTCTACATGCTGCACGGCATGGGCATCGAAACCGGCATCGACCTGGACAAGCTGATCGACGCGGGCGTCTACATCAGCGAGGCGCTGGGGCGCGAGCCGAACTCGCGCGCATCGAAGGCCATCCGCACCAAGCGGGCCGGCTGA